In Myxococcales bacterium, the sequence GTCGCGGCGCGCGAGGACGTGCGCGTCGGCAAGCTCAGCGGGGCCGTGGGCACCTTCGCCCACCTGCCGCCGACCGTCGAGGAACAGGCGATGGCGGCGCTGGGCCTCAAGCCCGCGCCCGCCTCCAGCCAGATCGTCCAGCGCGACCGCCACGCCGCCTTCTTCACCACGCTGGCCGTTCTGGGCGGCTCGATGGAAAAATTCGCCGTCGAGGTCCGCCACCTGCAGCGCACCGAGGTTTACGAGGCCGAGGAATTTTTCCACAAAGGCCAAAAAGGCTCGAGCGCGATGCCGCACAAGCGCAACCCGGTGCTGTCCGAAAACATCTCGGGGCTGTGCCGCCTGCTGCGCAGCTACGCGGTCGCCGCGCTGGAAGACCAGCCGCTCTGGCACGAGCGCGACATCAGCCATTCGTCGGTCGAACGGGTCATCGGCCCCGACGCGACGATCGTCGCCGATTTCGCCCTGGCGCGGCTGACGAACCTGCTGGACAAGCTGCTGGTCTACCCGGAAAACATGATCAAGAACCTGAATCAGACCAGCGGCCTCTACGCCAGCCAGTCGCTGCTGCTCAACCTGGTGCGCGCCGGGCTGACGCGCGAGGCGGCCTACCAGATCGTGCAGCGCAACGCGATGCAGGTCTGGGAAAAGGGCGCCGATTTTCTTACGACGCTCCTGGCCGACGCCGAACTGACGGCGCTGGTCGACGAAAAAACCATCCGCGAGTCGCTCGACGTCGCGCACCAACTGCGCCACGTCGACGACATTTTCCGCCGCGTCTTCGGAGAATAAGTGGGCACCGTCCGCCGCCGGATCCTCGAGTGCCGACCCGGCCGGGTCGACGAAAAGGAAATCCAGGTCGTCCGCGAAACGCCGCTGACGGTGCGGCTCAACAGCCGCGAACTGGTCACGCTGCTGTGCGACGGCGAGAACTTTCGCGAATTGGCGCTGGGCTTTTTATACAACGAGGGCTTGCTCGAACGCGAAACGGCGCTGGGCCGCGTGGCGGTGAACGAAAAAACCGGCGAGGCCGATGTCGAGGCCAAGGTCGATGAGCGCCTACTGACGGCGATTCACGGCAAACGCCTGGTGACCACCGGCTGCGGCAAGGGCAGCGTGTTTTATCACGTGCTCGATTCGGTCAAGGCCGGGCGCGTGCAAATCGCCGGCGATTTGCGGTTGCCGCTGTCGTTTCTCATCGAGCAGGGGCGGGTGCTCGCCGGCCGCTCGGAAACCCATCGCCAAACGCGCGGCACCCACGGCGCGGCGCTGCTGGACCGCGCGGGCGTCGTTTGCTTCCGCGAGGATATCGGCCGGCACAACGCGCTCGACAAGTTGGCCGGCTGGTTGCTGACCGAACGCCGCGATCCGGCGGAATTGGCGCTGTACACCACCGGCCGCGTTACCAGCGAGGTCGTGCTGAAAGCCGCGCGGCTGGGAACGCCGATCATTGCCTCGCGCGCCATGCCCACGGAACTGGCGTTGCAACTGGCCGAACAAATCGGCCTCACCGTGGTCTGCGCCCTGCGCGGCTCCTCCTGCCTCGTCGTCCTCGGGCCGGAGCGAATTGATTTGGAAGGCTGATCGGAAACTCCATTTTACCCGCCTTGGAAAAAATCTCTATTTGTGGCACGGATAAAGGTGGAACCATTTCCACCGGAGAAAACCATGTCGAAACTTCCCGGGCTGATTCTCGTTTTGCTGATATCTCTCGGCGCCTTGGCGATCGCCGCCGAAAAACCCTTCGCGGGCGGCTACCTGCTGCTCGGCGACGCGGCCGCGTTAAGCAAGGGCGACAAGATCGTCGTGGAAGAATTCGTTTCGCCCAGTTGCGCCAATTGCTATTTGTTTTGGAAAAACCGCAAGCCGCTGGGCGACGATGTCGAACTGAAAATTCATTACCTTTTCGACAAGGACCACGGCGAGCGGCCGGTCCGCTTGATGCTGGTCGCGCGGGACCTGGGCCCGGAAACCGAGGAGAAGACGTTGACCGCGATCTTCGCCGCGCAATTCGAAAGCAAGGCGAATGTCGAGGACGAGGATGTCCTTGATGCGCTGGCCGGTTCACTCGGATTCGGCGACGCCTGGCAGGCCAAGAAAAACTCGCCGGAAATGAACAAACGGATTCAGGATCTCGCGGCGTTTCTGGTTGCGCGGGGCGTCGATCGCGGTCCGCGCCTGATCGTTCAGGGCGTTCTTTCCATTTCCACCGGCACCTGCCAATGCCAGGGCGACGAACTGCCCGGCGCGGTGAACGGACTACTCGACAAGGTGCGCCAATACCGCAAGGAACACCCGGCCAAATGAAACGCCTTTGGCTGTTTCTTCCACTCTTCATTCTGTTGTTGTTTTCACTCGGGGCCGGCTCGAATCCGCCCGAAACCTGGACAATCGTTTATACCGGCGCGGCACACGGCAAAATCACGCCCTGCGCGTGCAGCGCCGAGTCGGATCTCGGCGGCCTCTTACGGCGCGACACCGCGCTGGTCGATCTGCTGAAAACCTACCCGGAGGCGCTGCTGGTCGACGCCGGCGGCGCCTTCGACGAGCCGTCGCCGCAAAATCGCGCCGGCGCCAAGGCCATGGCCGATTCGTTGCAGGCGCTCGGCTATACCGCCGCCGCTCTGGGCCCGAACGAACTTCTCTACGGCCGCGCTTTTCTCGAAGCGCTGCCGGGCTCGTTTTTCGTCTCCAATGTCCGTTGGAAAAACGCCCCGAGCCCGCTGTCCCAAACGCTACGCCGGATCGACCGCGGCGACCAAAAACTGGAGATTGTCGCATTGGTCAATCCGGCCGATATCTACGCCGGCGATCAGGCCGAAATCGTCATCGAGGATCCGCTCGCCTTCTTGAACCGACAGTGCCGTCCCGACACGCCGACGCTCGTGCTGTGCGCCACCGATCCGGACACCGCGCGCCGGTGGCTGGCGGCACCCGAGGTCGAAATCGTGCTCAACGCCAATCCACGGGGGGATTTGTTGGTCGATCCGCCGTTCGCGGTGGCCGGCGGCAAGATCTACGCGGAAGCGGCGATCTATGGTTCGCGCCTGGGCATCCTGGAAGTTTCGTTCGACCACGGCCTTCCGGTTTCGGCGCACAATCGGTTTTTGCCCCTCGACAACCGGGTGGCCGACGGGGCGCGCGTGGCGGAATTTCGCCGGCGGTACGAGGCGGAAACCAAGCGCCTGTTTCTGGAAAAGCTGGCGGGACAATCCGCCATCCGGCGCGATACCAGCCCCTATGCCGGTAGCTCGGCCTGCGCCGATTGTCACCCCGAAGCGATGAAGTCCTGGCAGGAATCACGCCATTCCAAGGCATGGGAAAGCCTGCGGCGAGTGAAAAAGACGTTCGATCCCGAATGCGTCGCCTGCCATGTCGTCGGTTACGAAAAACCCGGCGGTTTCCTCTCCGAAACCGACACCCCGCACCTGATCGACGTCGGCTGCGAGGCTTGCCACGGACCGGCCAAGGAACACGTCCACGCCGTTGGCGGATCGCTGCCGAAACTTACCCTCGACCTTTGCCTGTCGTGCCATAATGCGGAGCGCAGTCCCGCCTTCGAACCGAAGACCGCCTGGGTAAAAATCCGGCATCGGTGATGGCTTTTCCGCCCGCCGGAAAATTGAAAAATTCCCTTTATTTTCAATCTATTATGCTTTTAGAAACATATTGACCCGCCCCCAGCCGCTTGCCTAATATGACTTGCATTTTTCAGTGCAACCACCTCAATGAAATACACGCGTGAAAGGAGCACTTTCATGGAGTTGACCAGACGGAGTTTCCTGAAGGCCGGCGGCGCGGCGCTGGCGGTGCTGACAGGACTCCCGGGCCTGAACCTGAGCGCCGCTTTTGCCTATAGCGACAAGATGGGCAAATTGAAAGCGGCCAAGGTAGCCTCGACGATCTGCCCGTACTGCGGCGTGGGCTGTGGCGCTTTGATGTACAGCCGACCGGACAAGGGCAAGTGGAAGATCATCAACCTCGAGGGCGACCCGGACCATCCCATCAATCGCGGTTCCCTTTGCAGTAAGGGAAGCGCCATCTTCCAGATCCACGACGATCCGGGCAAGAAGCGCCTGCAGTATGTCGAATACCGCGCGGCCGGCTCGAACAAATGGGTGCGCAAATCGTGGGACTGGGCGCTGACGGAAATCGCCAAACGGGTGTATGCCACCCGCGAGGCGTCGTTCGTCGAAAAGAACGCCGCCGGCCAACTCGTCAACCGCACCGAGGGCATCGCCAGCTTGGGCGGCGCCGCGCTCGACAACGAAGAAGGCTACCTGCTTTCGAAATGGATGCGCAGCTTGGGCGTGGTGTATCTCGAACACCAGGCGCGCATTTGTCACAGCCCGTCGGTGGCCGGCCTGGCGGCCTCGTTCGGACGCGGAGCGATGACCAACCACTGGACCGACCTCCAGTACGCCGACGCGGTTCTGGTCATGGGCGCGAACGCGGCGGAGAACCACCCGATTTCCTTCAAGTGGATCACCGAGGCGATCGAAAAACGCGGCGCGAAGCTGATCAGTGTCGATCCCCGCTTCACCCGCACCAGCGCGCGGGCGCACATCTACGCCCCGCTTCGCGCGGGAACCGATATCGCGCTGCTGGGCGGCATGGTGAAGTACATCCTCGACAACAACCTGTATTTCGATGAATACGTGCGCGAATACACCAACGCGCCGTTTCTCATCAATCCCGACTACCAGTTCGCCGACGGCCTTTTCTCGGGCTACGACCCGGCCAAGCGCGGTTACGACACCGCCACCTGGCAATACCAGAAAGACGAAAAGGGCGTTCCCAAGCGCGATCCATCCATGAAGGATCCGTTCTGCGTGATGCAACTGCTTAAAAAACATTTCGAACGGTACGACCTGGAAATGGTCAGTAAAATTACCGGAACCCCGCCGGACGTGCTCAAACAGGTGTACGATGCGTTTGGATCGACCGGCAAACCCAACAAGGCGGGCACCATCCTTTACGCGATGGGCACGACGCACCATACTTACGGGACTCAAAACATCCGCGCCTATTCGATCATCCAATTGCTCCTGGGTAACATGGGCATTGCCGGCGGTGGCATCAATGCCATGCGCGGCGAAAGCAACGTGCAAGGCAGCACCGACCAGGCGCTGCTCTTCCACATCATCCCCGGTTACATCAACAGCCCGTCCGATGGCGAGGACACGATCGACGCCTTGATGAAGAAATACTACGAAGGCAAGAACACCGATCCTCTCTCCCTCGCCTGGTGGGGCAACTGCCGTAAGTATCTCGTCAGTCTGTTGAAAGAGTGGTACGGCGACGCGGCGAAACCCGAAAACGATTTCGCTTACTCCTGGCTGCCCAAGCGCGGCGCCAACTACAGCCACATCTCCCTTTTTGAAGACATGGCCAAGGGCAAGATCAAGGGCGCGTTCCTGTTCGGGCAAAACCCGGCGGTCGGCGGCCCGAACACCCTGTTCGAGCGCGATGCGCTGGCCAAGCTCGACTGGATGGTCGCCGTCGATTTGTGGGAAACCGAAACCAGCGTCTTCTGGAAACGCGACGGCGTGAACCCGGCCAACATCAAAACCGAGGTTTTCCGCCTGCCGGCGTTGGCCAGTGTCGAAAAGGAAGGCTCGATCAGCAACAGCGGCCGCTGGATTCAGTGGCGCTACAAGGGCGGCGACGGTCCGGGCGAGGCGATGGACGATTTGTACATCATCCACGCCTTGCAGCGCGCCGTGGCCAAACTGTACAAGCAAAAGGGCGGCAAACTGGCCGACGCCGTGACTAAAATCCATTGGCCGTACGACAACGGCCACGGCCATCCCGACGTCCACAAGGTCGCCAAGGCGATGAACGGCTACGACGTGAAGACGGGCAAGCAATTGATCAACTTCACCACGTTGCAGGCCGATGGCTCCACTGCTTGCGGTCTTTGGATCTATAGCGGCGGTTACAACGAAGCCGGCAACAATTACGCCCGTCGCGACAGCAAGGACACGCATCTTTCCATGTACCACAACTGGTCGTACTGCTGGCCGCTCAATCGCCGCATCATTTACAACCGCGCCTCGGTCAATCCCGATGGCCAGCCGTGGGATGCCGAACGCGCGGTGATCACCGCCATGAAGAAACCCGACGGCACCTGGGGCTGGTCCGGCGACATCCCCGACGGCGGCATGCCGCCGCTGGCGGTGGCGAAACAAGCCGGGACGCCTGGCTTGCCGTTCATTATGAAAGCCGAGGGTGTTGGTGGTTTGTTCGCGGCTGGCATGGTGGATGGGCCTTTCCCGACGCACTACGAGCCGATGGAAAGCCCGGTGGTCAACAAACTGTATCCGAAACAATCGACCGACCCGGCGGCTTTCATCTATGCTGGCGGGTCTGGCGAGTTCGGCAAACCCGACCAGTACCCAATCATTGGCACGACCTACCGCCTCAGCGAGCACTGGCAGGCCGGTGCGATGACCCGCAACCTGCCCTGGCTCAACGAACTGTTCCCCGAATTGTTCGTGGAAATGAGCGAGGAACTGGCGAAGGAAAAGGGCATCGCCAACGGCGATCTGATCAAGGTCTGGAACGGCCGCGGCACGGTGGTCGCCAAGGCCTGCGTCACGATGCGGTTCCGCCCGATGAACATCGACGGAAAAACGGTACACACCGTGGGCATACCGTGGCACTGGGGCTATTGCGGTCTTTGCAGCGGCGATTCGGCCAACATCCTCACTCCTCACGTGGGCGACGCGAACACCCGGATTCCGGAGTACAAGGCGTTCCTCGTGGACATCAAAAAAGCTTAAGGAGGTGCGGTGATGGCTAAAATGATGATGCTGATTGATCCCAGCCGCTGCACCGGTTGCCGCGGTTGCCAAGTGGCTTGCAAACAATGGAACGGTAACGTGGCCACGAAAACCACCTTTACCGGCACGTACCAAAATCCGCCGGATTTCGACGGCGACACCTTCACCCTGGTTCGCTTCAAGGAATACCCCGTCGGGGCGTTCGGCGTGTACTGGCTGATGACCAACGATAAATGCCGCCACTGCGCCGAACCCACTTGCGTCGAGGCGATGCCGAAGGACGGCTACGTCATTCACGAATCGGGCGCCGTGGTCTATACCGACAAGGCCAAGGCCGTTTTGAAAGATGTCGTGGATTCCTGCCCGTTCGCCATTCCGACCTTGAACAAGAAGTCGGGCCTGCTGGCCAAATGCACGCTCTGCGCCGATCGCACCGCCGAAGGCATGGAACCGGCCTGCGCCAAGACCTGCCCGACCGACGCCATCCTGTGGGGCGAACAGGAAACGATGATGAAATACGCCAAGGAGCGCATCGCCTGGCTGAAGACCAAAAACGGCGATCGCTTCAAGGCCGACAAAATCAAGCTTTACCCGGACGAGGGCTTCGGTTGCCACGTCCGCTGGATCTTGCTCGATGATTACGCCAAGCACGGTCTGGTGGGCGAAATGTAATTTGTGTCGCTGACGATCAGGGGCCCCGCCGCCGGGCGGGGCCTTGTCATCTGAAAAGGAGCCTGTCGTGAAACAGCGCGGTCCCTTGCCTGAGGTGAAGCCGACGCCGCACCACCCCGACGAACTCAAACCGGGGCACCTGCGGTTTGCCGCCACGCGGCTGGACGAAGCCGTCGCCGCGCATCGCGACGCCGAATACGCGCCACCGGAACTGCTGACGTTGACCAACCGGCAACTGGCGTTGGTCGAACATTATTTCGACCGCTTCGCCTCCATCGCCGCCGCCTACGAGTTGACGGCCGAACAAGCGGCCGGAAGGATCGAGGAAGGCTTTTACCTGTTGGATGCCGATCGCCTGGACCCGCCGCCGGAACTGTTGCTGACCTTGCTCGATGAAATCGTCGCCCTGGCCGATTTCACCGACGAGGAAACCAAACGGATCCTGGCCGGCTTTGCCGCCGACCTCCAGGCGCGGCCGGAGGAATTGCGGCGGCTGGTGCGCCTGAACATCGCCCGCGATCCGACCCTCATCGAATCCGAAGCCGCCGCCGCGGATTTGCCGACCGGCGCGTACTGGTTCGTGGCGCGCAACCTCGCCGCGGCAACATTGACTCCCTTCGGGGCGCGCCTGGCCCCGCTGGTCGACGACGAACGCTGGCGCCGCAACCGCTGCCCCGTCTGCGGCAACGAACCGGCCCTCGCCGCGCTGGCCGGCGACGGCGGCCGCCGCCACCTCTACTGCGACACGTGCGGCATGGTCTGGACATTCGACCGCCTGGCCTGTCCGTTTTGCGATCACCGGAAGCAAGAGGATTTGCGCGTGCTGGTCGTCGATGACCAAAGCCCGCATCGACTGGATGCCTGCGAACATTGCCATCGCTATCTGAAAACCGTCGACTACCGCAAAATCGAGGAAAACCGCGCCGCACTGCTGCCCATCGAGGACGCGGCGACGCTCTATCTCGATCTGATGGCCGACCGCGACGGCTATCACCGGGATTGACCTTGTCCACGCCGCGCGCCATCGACCGCGAACCGCTGAACGACATCACCGCCGTGATTCTGGCCGGCGGCCACAGCGCCCGGATGGGCCGCGATAAGGCCCTCCTGCCTTTCGCCGGCACGCCGTTGTTGCTCGGCCTGATCGCCACGATGCGGCGGCTGTTTTCCCAGGTGCTGGTCGCCGGCGGCGATCCGGCCCGCTATCCGGATTTGCCGGTCCCCGTCGTTCCCGATCTTTTCCCCGGCCGCGGCGCCATGGCGGGGCTGCATGCCGGGATCGCCCATGCGGCGACACCGCGAATCTTCGCGCTGGCTTGCGACACGCCTTTCCCCGAAATCGCGCTGATTCACCGGCTGGCGCGGCTGGATCCCGGCGCCGATTGGGTTCTGCCCCACACCGCGAGCGGCCACGAACCGTTGTTCGCGGTTTATTCGCAGGCCTGCCGGCCGGCGATGGAAAAATTATTGGCGGCGGGAAAATCGCGCATTCTGCTGCTGGCCGAAACCGTGCGGACGCGCCTGGTGGAAGAGGACGAATTGCGGCGCTACGATCCGGAATTGCGCAGCTTCATCAATCTCAATACGCCCGAGGATCTCCGGCGCCACGCGGCGCGGTGACGCGGCGCGCCGCCGCGCGCTCAGCCGGCGGTGTTCTGGATTTCTACGAAATAGCCGATAGTGCGCTGCATCGCGCCCTTGATGTATTCCTCGCTGAAATTCTTCATGAAAAAGCCGAGAATGTTTTCCAGGTGCGGCTGCGGAAAATAGCGGATCACCGGACGGCCGACCTCGCTGTCGCGACAGTAGACGAAACTGACCTCGACCACGTTTTGCGTTTCGTGCCGGCCGTAGGTGTCCTTTTCCTTGCTGTACATTTCCTCGTCGACCCAGAAGTTGGTCACGGTGCCGTTGACCGCGAAGCCCTTGACGTCCTCCATCAGGTAGCGCCAGAGGCGAAAGATGTCGCTGGGCACGTAGCGCACCGTCTTTTCGACGCCCTCGGGATTGGGAATCCGGTTGTTCGGGCTGGTCACGTAGCAGCGCACCATCTCGACTTTCTTCATTCCGCTCTCCTGAATTATTCGCCGACTCGGCAGATGAAACCGGTCAGGTATTCGCCCTCGGGGTGATAGACGTTCAAGGGATGATCCAGGCCGTGGCCCAGGATGCGCAGAATCTGCACCTCCCGATGGGCGTCGAGCGCGGCCGCGAACAAAATTTTGCGATGCAAATCCGCCGTCACGTGGCCCGAGCAGGAAAAGGTGAACAGCAGCCCGCCGGGCGGCAGGCGGCGCATCGCCAGCCAGTTGATGTCCTTGTAGCCGCGGGTCGCGCGCACCAGCGCCGCCTTGCTCTTGGCGAAGGCGGGCGGGTCCAGCACGATCAGGTCGAAGTCGGTTTTATCCTCGCGGAGGAAATTGAAAATGTCGGCGATCACCAAGTCCGCGGGCTCGACGGCCTGGCCGTTGATCTCGTGATTTTGCCGCGCCAGACTCATGGCGTCCTCGCTCAGGTCGACCGTCACCGCGCGCCGGGCGCCGCCGGCGAGAGCGTACACGGAAAACGCGCCCGAATAGCCGAACGCGTTGAGCACCGTGCGCCCCCGGGCCATTTGCCCGAGCGCCTCGCGCGATTCGCGCTGGTCGAGGAAAAAGCCGGTCTTCTGCCCCGCGCGGACATCGACCAGGAAGGCGTGCCCGTTTTCGCGGATGCGCACCGGCTCGTCGGGCACGTCGCCGTACATCGCTTCGACGCGCGGCGGCAGCCCCTCTTCCTTGCGGTAGCCGCCCGTGCTGCGCTCCATGATCCAGTCGGGGCGGCAGGCGTCGATCAGCGCCTCCAGAATGATCTCGCGCAGATAGTCGGCGCCGGCGGTGGCGAACGTCACCACCAGGCCGCGGTCGTAGCGGTCGACGATCAGGCCGGGCACGTGGTCGGCTTCGCCGAACAACACGCGGAAGGCGTTGGTGTCGGGCGGCAGCAGGTCGCGCCGCCAGCCCTCGGCTTCCCGCAGGCGCTGGCGGAACCAATCCGCGTCGAGCGCTTCGTCGCGGAACGTAAAGACCCGCACGCGGATCTGGCTGGCCGGGTTGTAGGTGCCGCGGCCGAGAAACCGGCCGCTTGCGTCCGTCACGTCCACCACCGCGCCCGGCGCGATGCCGCCGGGTTCGTGTTCCAGGGCGCCCGAAAAAACCCACGGGTGACGGTTGAGCAGGGACTTTTCGCGGCCGGGCTTCAGGATGATCTGCGGATAGGTTGGCATGTCGGATCACTCGTCGACGATGATGGCGACCTTCGGCGAAGCGTCGGTCGGCAGCTTGGCCGCCCCGACCCGCCCGTAGACCCTCATCGGTTTTTCGGTTTTCAACTCGGCGATTTCCTTTTCGTAGAGGCCCTCGGCGACCAGCACGTAAAACGAGCCGTAATCGTGTCGCACCAGCAGGGCCACGTGACCGTCGAGCGGCGTGGAGTTCAGCTTCGAGGCGAAAATGGCGTCGATTCCGACGTAGTTGTCCATGTAAACCATGAACGACATCAGCAGCTTGCCGGCGGTGACGTTCTTCACCGCGCCGGCGGCGGGCTCGGGATTGCCGATCACCACCGGTCCGCGCGAACCGCACGCGACCGCCAGGAAAACCGTCAGGACCACACAAGCCGCGGCGGCGCGGCGCCAAACCGTGTTTTCCTTCATGATGGCCTCACCTCGAAAAAAGTTATTCCGGCGTCTTCGTCAAGCCCGAACCGTCTTCTTTCAGCTCCAGCATGTCGGTCTGGTCCGGATTCGTCACCGGCGGAACGACGATGCTCGCCTTTCCGGCCTGATCCGGCGAAACGACAGGCGTCTCCGCCCAAACGGCGTCCCCGAATGGCACCTCGAAATCATGGGCGGCAGCCAGATCGAATTCTTCCTGCGTTATCGTACCACGTTGCCGCATTTTTTCCAGAATAAAAGCCAGGTTGATCCGCCAGCCCTCGCTGACCTGTCCCCGCGCCTTCATGTAATAGAACCGCACGGGATTCATGATGACGCTCGCCAGGTACGCCGCCTGGATCGGCAGCAGCTTGCCGGGGTGCCGGTGAAAATAATGGCGCGCCGCCGGGCCGACACCGTAGATGTCC encodes:
- the fdhD gene encoding formate dehydrogenase accessory sulfurtransferase FdhD; translation: MGTVRRRILECRPGRVDEKEIQVVRETPLTVRLNSRELVTLLCDGENFRELALGFLYNEGLLERETALGRVAVNEKTGEADVEAKVDERLLTAIHGKRLVTTGCGKGSVFYHVLDSVKAGRVQIAGDLRLPLSFLIEQGRVLAGRSETHRQTRGTHGAALLDRAGVVCFREDIGRHNALDKLAGWLLTERRDPAELALYTTGRVTSEVVLKAARLGTPIIASRAMPTELALQLAEQIGLTVVCALRGSSCLVVLGPERIDLEG
- a CDS encoding class I SAM-dependent rRNA methyltransferase; this translates as MPTYPQIILKPGREKSLLNRHPWVFSGALEHEPGGIAPGAVVDVTDASGRFLGRGTYNPASQIRVRVFTFRDEALDADWFRQRLREAEGWRRDLLPPDTNAFRVLFGEADHVPGLIVDRYDRGLVVTFATAGADYLREIILEALIDACRPDWIMERSTGGYRKEEGLPPRVEAMYGDVPDEPVRIRENGHAFLVDVRAGQKTGFFLDQRESREALGQMARGRTVLNAFGYSGAFSVYALAGGARRAVTVDLSEDAMSLARQNHEINGQAVEPADLVIADIFNFLREDKTDFDLIVLDPPAFAKSKAALVRATRGYKDINWLAMRRLPPGGLLFTFSCSGHVTADLHRKILFAAALDAHREVQILRILGHGLDHPLNVYHPEGEYLTGFICRVGE
- the fdnG gene encoding formate dehydrogenase-N subunit alpha; this encodes MELTRRSFLKAGGAALAVLTGLPGLNLSAAFAYSDKMGKLKAAKVASTICPYCGVGCGALMYSRPDKGKWKIINLEGDPDHPINRGSLCSKGSAIFQIHDDPGKKRLQYVEYRAAGSNKWVRKSWDWALTEIAKRVYATREASFVEKNAAGQLVNRTEGIASLGGAALDNEEGYLLSKWMRSLGVVYLEHQARICHSPSVAGLAASFGRGAMTNHWTDLQYADAVLVMGANAAENHPISFKWITEAIEKRGAKLISVDPRFTRTSARAHIYAPLRAGTDIALLGGMVKYILDNNLYFDEYVREYTNAPFLINPDYQFADGLFSGYDPAKRGYDTATWQYQKDEKGVPKRDPSMKDPFCVMQLLKKHFERYDLEMVSKITGTPPDVLKQVYDAFGSTGKPNKAGTILYAMGTTHHTYGTQNIRAYSIIQLLLGNMGIAGGGINAMRGESNVQGSTDQALLFHIIPGYINSPSDGEDTIDALMKKYYEGKNTDPLSLAWWGNCRKYLVSLLKEWYGDAAKPENDFAYSWLPKRGANYSHISLFEDMAKGKIKGAFLFGQNPAVGGPNTLFERDALAKLDWMVAVDLWETETSVFWKRDGVNPANIKTEVFRLPALASVEKEGSISNSGRWIQWRYKGGDGPGEAMDDLYIIHALQRAVAKLYKQKGGKLADAVTKIHWPYDNGHGHPDVHKVAKAMNGYDVKTGKQLINFTTLQADGSTACGLWIYSGGYNEAGNNYARRDSKDTHLSMYHNWSYCWPLNRRIIYNRASVNPDGQPWDAERAVITAMKKPDGTWGWSGDIPDGGMPPLAVAKQAGTPGLPFIMKAEGVGGLFAAGMVDGPFPTHYEPMESPVVNKLYPKQSTDPAAFIYAGGSGEFGKPDQYPIIGTTYRLSEHWQAGAMTRNLPWLNELFPELFVEMSEELAKEKGIANGDLIKVWNGRGTVVAKACVTMRFRPMNIDGKTVHTVGIPWHWGYCGLCSGDSANILTPHVGDANTRIPEYKAFLVDIKKA
- a CDS encoding adenylosuccinate lyase, encoding MIPRYSREKMAAIWSDQNRYQCWLNVELAALDAMVAHGLVPAEAAAEVRAKAAFEPARVEEIEAVTRHDVIAFLTNVAEHVGPSSRFVHLGMTSSDVLDTAYNLQLVQAADLLLAGLDALLAVLKRRAFEHKHTVQIGRSHGVHAEPITFGLKLAIWYDEMKRNRARLVAAREDVRVGKLSGAVGTFAHLPPTVEEQAMAALGLKPAPASSQIVQRDRHAAFFTTLAVLGGSMEKFAVEVRHLQRTEVYEAEEFFHKGQKGSSAMPHKRNPVLSENISGLCRLLRSYAVAALEDQPLWHERDISHSSVERVIGPDATIVADFALARLTNLLDKLLVYPENMIKNLNQTSGLYASQSLLLNLVRAGLTREAAYQIVQRNAMQVWEKGADFLTTLLADAELTALVDEKTIRESLDVAHQLRHVDDIFRRVFGE
- a CDS encoding molybdenum cofactor guanylyltransferase; this encodes MSTPRAIDREPLNDITAVILAGGHSARMGRDKALLPFAGTPLLLGLIATMRRLFSQVLVAGGDPARYPDLPVPVVPDLFPGRGAMAGLHAGIAHAATPRIFALACDTPFPEIALIHRLARLDPGADWVLPHTASGHEPLFAVYSQACRPAMEKLLAAGKSRILLLAETVRTRLVEEDELRRYDPELRSFINLNTPEDLRRHAAR
- a CDS encoding formate dehydrogenase accessory protein FdhE; its protein translation is MKQRGPLPEVKPTPHHPDELKPGHLRFAATRLDEAVAAHRDAEYAPPELLTLTNRQLALVEHYFDRFASIAAAYELTAEQAAGRIEEGFYLLDADRLDPPPELLLTLLDEIVALADFTDEETKRILAGFAADLQARPEELRRLVRLNIARDPTLIESEAAAADLPTGAYWFVARNLAAATLTPFGARLAPLVDDERWRRNRCPVCGNEPALAALAGDGGRRHLYCDTCGMVWTFDRLACPFCDHRKQEDLRVLVVDDQSPHRLDACEHCHRYLKTVDYRKIEENRAALLPIEDAATLYLDLMADRDGYHRD
- a CDS encoding formate dehydrogenase, with the translated sequence MAKMMMLIDPSRCTGCRGCQVACKQWNGNVATKTTFTGTYQNPPDFDGDTFTLVRFKEYPVGAFGVYWLMTNDKCRHCAEPTCVEAMPKDGYVIHESGAVVYTDKAKAVLKDVVDSCPFAIPTLNKKSGLLAKCTLCADRTAEGMEPACAKTCPTDAILWGEQETMMKYAKERIAWLKTKNGDRFKADKIKLYPDEGFGCHVRWILLDDYAKHGLVGEM